ccgaagatgaaggaaccacttcgtggcattcgcttcagagctgtggTGTCAGTTCAGTtctctccagtgacctaccaaggcctcattgcttccatgccacaacgtgtTGCTGTTGTTATCcatgccaaatgtggacatactgCATATTagacagatggtcataatgttctggctgatcagtgtgtgctGTAGGTATCTAGAAGCATGACAGTATGCACTACTTTTGAATGACGTCAGTTCTAGCTGTTTTATGAAAGGATGTATTTTATTACGGGTAAGTAGAATAATGAGGATCATGTGTGAATACATGGTACTTGAGCGCATTGTGATTTGTATAGTTATACTTTCAATATTGTACACTGTAGTTTTCTGCTGCCACAACCAAACTTTGATCATCTCAAGAAATTCATGTCATAATGTATAAGGGTACCTTTTGTTTGACACATCATATAATTGCTTTTCATAGTTTTTACTGTATTGAGTTTATGTatggtttattttatttgttttgaggATATGTTTAGTGTATGTAGATTTTCAATGGTCATTGCAGAATGATTTTAGATTTTTCCATTTACATGTTATCGATGGAAAGGACTGCTGACCACATGGATGTTCCATTGCCTTTAGAAAACCAGTGCTAGTATGTAATTGACCATCTCCTTAGGCAATGCACCTGGTTCACTTCCAACTCATTTCTTACCTGAGGttaaccccccaccccctctccctcctcctttcaGTTTCTGTGCTAAACGACAACTACTCTTACCCACACTGTTACTGTCTGTGTCTGGTGCATAGTATTTGCCTACCTGAAAATGCTGTCACCTAAAGGAAGCTTCCAGGTGAAAATCAGCAGGGTGATCTGGATAGTGTGGAGCTGACTGGCTACATTTAAGGCTGGTAACGCACTAGGCAGCCAGGATTTTGTGGCCGTGGCAGCCGACAGAACATGGGCGACTGCACGGCAGCCAGGCAGCTGTGCACAGCCAGTGGCGAGCTGTGGGTCCCACAAAGAGTGTGTGTGGCTGCCTCAGTCTCCGTGCACTTGTCCGAGCAGCCACACCTTTTCTGCACCTCGAGCCAAAAGTTGCAATGGATTTCGACACCAAGAAAAttattcaagaaattgaaagacaaAGAGCAATCTGGGACTTATCTTGTGAGGAGTACAGTGACCGTGAcgtgaagaggaggagatgggaggAAATTACAAATATAATGTGTGAGGAGAATATGACGAAAAATGAAAAGCATGAATTCGGTaagtcatttattatttattacataataaaAATGGTTATACATACAGTAATCAAGAAGAGACTATCATTGTCCACTTAACAATAATTCACGTGAAAGCACTAATAGTCACGTCCACAATTCAACTAACACATATAATTATTACCCCAATGCAATTCTGTTTTGCCATTCCAGCAGATTTCCATCTGTAAAATAATCTACAAATAAATCTCTGTATGCTGATGCTGATGAACGGCACCCTGCTTTTGTAGTACCTGGGGAAATTTCCAGTTCTGGAGGGATGTACAGTGTGTCTTCAAATTTGTAGCCATCTCTTTCTCACACATAATTATGTAAAACACAGCATGCTTTTATTATGGCAATTGAAAATTCTTCCTGAACATCAATAGGGTGATGAAAAATTCTCCATTTATTTGCCAGAATGCCAAACGTGCAGGGTATCATTTTCACTTAACAATAATTCACGTGAAAGCACTAATAGTCATGTCCACAATTCAATTAACACATATAATTATTACCCCAATGCAATTCTGTTTTGCCATTCCAGCAGATTTCCATGTGTAAAATAATCCACAAATAAATCTCTGTATGCTGATGCTGATGAACGGCATCCTGCTTTAGTAGGACCTGGGGAAATTTCCAGTTCTGGAGGGATGTACAGCGTGTCTTCAAATTTGTAGCCATCTCTTTCTCACACAATTATGTAAAACACAGCATGCTTATATTATGGCAATTGCAAATTCTTCCCGAACATCCATAGGGTGATGAAAAATGTCTCCATTTATTTGCCAGAATGCCAAACGTGCATTCTATAAATCGCCTAGCCCGAGACAGTCGGTAGTTAAAGATACTTTTTTTGTCTGTTAAACTCCTTTCTCCATAAGGACGCATTAAATTTTCAGACATACCAAACGCCTCATCTCTGACAATGACATATGGCATCGGTATTCCATTGTTTAATATTGAGCTTTTCTCTGgtatttgtaaatttttatttaggAGTTTTTCATACAGAACTGATTTCTTAAAAATAGATGAGTCACTACATTTTCCATATTCTCAAACATAAATGTAAGTGAATTTCTAATCTGCAGCACATAAAGAAAGTAAAACgatcaaaaaataatttttgtaattatagTAAAGTGAACCTGAATGACAGGGTTTCATTACTCTGATATGTTGCACGTCGATGGCACCGATGCAATTGGGAAAGTTTGCATATCTATTAAATCCATTTGCTATTTCAATCCATCTTGCCTCATTTAAGTCTGGAAACACAGTCTGTCTCATTTTGTCCCAAATCGCCAAGCAAGTTTCATATATGACTTCTCGGACAGTAGTACGTCCGATCCGAAAATTGTGACTCAGTGCTGCTGTAGCCAGATATCTGAAATGAAATATATGTTCATATGAAAAAATGAAACCCACGTACTTCTGTCcggaattttattaaattattataatagATTAGTCATATTAACATCCGTAATTTCATCCCATCGGTGCCACTAACAGAGACTTTTTTTGCAGGCAAACCTCTACAGCAGAAGTGGAAGACCATTAGGACAAGTTTCAGCAGGGAATTAAAACGCAGAGCAGGTGCCGAAAGTGGATCAGCAGCTTTGCATAAAAGCCCTAATGTGTATTTCGGGCAATTGCAGTTTCTTAAGGAAACTGTTGTAGACAATATAACTCAAGGTAGCCTGGATGAAACTGACGTTGCTGAAAATAACTGTGGGAGCTGTGGCATACAAAGTCCTTCACTTCTTCCCAGAAAGAAGCAGAAAAGTAATGACGTCAGATTGATTGATGTACTACAACAGAGTATCGCACTGAAGGAGGAGTGTGAAAGGCATCAAGAATATGATTCAGATAGACTATTTCTGCTTTCATTACTAGAAGACATGAAAAAGATTCTGGTACATTGCAAGCTTACTACCAAAATGGAGATTATTGACGTCATAAAAAGAGTACAAATGCTTCCACTGCGGACTTATCACCCAAGGCTATTTTGATCATGTGTCAGAAACAACAGTGGCTGGAGCATATAGCCGTACGTATGAACCAGAAGCCTCGACAAGACAGCCGTTTCAGCATGGATGCATACTACAGCCAAATGGTGGTCGAGCagacttcagcagagagcagaaggAAAGTCGCAGTGATTATTCTAC
The nucleotide sequence above comes from Schistocerca piceifrons isolate TAMUIC-IGC-003096 chromosome 7, iqSchPice1.1, whole genome shotgun sequence. Encoded proteins:
- the LOC124804703 gene encoding uncharacterized protein LOC124804703, with protein sequence MDFDTKKIIQEIERQRAIWDLSCEEYSDRDVKRRRWEEITNIMCEENMTKNEKHEFGKPLQQKWKTIRTSFSRELKRRAGAESGSAALHKSPNVYFGQLQFLKETVVDNITQGSLDETDVAENNCGSCGIQSPSLLPRKKQKSNDVRLIDVLQQSIALKEECERHQEYDSDRLFLLSLLEDMKKILVHCKLTTKMEIIDVIKRVQMLPLRTYHPRLF